The genomic DNA GGGCGCCAATACCACGCTCACCATGAACCCCGCCATCCGCACCAACCTGCCGTACGACCCCGTGCGCAGCTTCACGCCCATCGGCATGGTGGCGGACATGGGGCTGCTGCTGGTGGCCCACAACGATGTGCAGGGCAGCACGCTCAAGGACATCGTGGCCCAGGCCAAGGCCGCGCCGGACAAGTTCTCGTACGGCTCCTACGGCACGGGCTCGTCGGTGCACTTCGGCGCCGAGATGCTCAAGGCCACCGCGGGCTTTCCGATGATGCACGTGCCCTTCAACGGCAGCTCGCCCAACCTCACGGCGCTGATGGGCGGGCAGGTGCAGCTGGCGGTGGACACGGTGGTGGCCTCCACCCCGCTCATCAAGGCCGGCAAGATCAAGCCCATCGCCGTGCTGAGCCCGCAGCGCCTGCCGCTGCTGCCCAACGTGCCCACGGTGGCCGAGAGCGGCTACCCGGGCTTCGACATGGGGTCGTGGTTCGCGTTCGTCGCGCCCGCCGGCCTGCCCGCACCGGTGCAGAAAAAGCTGGAGAAGGCCCTGGCCGACACCATGGCCTCCGCCGAGTTCAAGAAGAAGCTGGTGGACATCGGCATGACCCCCGCCTGGGGCAACGGCGATGCGCTGCGCGCCCGCATCGAGCGCGAGCTGCCGCTGATGCGCGCCGTGGCGGCGCGGGCGGACATCCGCGTCGACTGAGGGCGAGGGTTTCAGGCGGTGCTCTGCACCGCCAGGCACAGCCAGCAGGGAAACGCCCCGGTGGCGGGGTTGACGGCGAAGTGCTCGTCATAGACCTCGACGGCGGGCCGCGCGGCCACTTCCCAGCCTTCGGGGATCTGCCCCGGGGCCATCATTCCCGCCCAGGCCGCACCGATCTCGGGCCCGGTGCCGACGAACTGCAAACAGGCGTAGTCGCCGCCCGGAAAGTCCTGTACCAGCGCCTCGGTGCCCGTGCGCAACCCGACGCCCACCTGCACGCAGGCGTCGTAGCGGCATTGCGCGGGCGGTGTGCAGGCGGGGTTGTCCAGGCTGATGCCGTAGTACCTGGGGCGTGGCTCGGCGAGGCCATGGGCCGCGCACCATTGGCCAAAGCGATCCCACAGCTGCGTGAGCGACGGGCCGTAGGGGCCGGTCTGGCGCATGTAGGCAAGGCGCATCGGGGGCAACTGGCGGATGTCGAGGGGCATGGGTGGTCCTGGATGGGGTTGCGGTAGGGAGGGCGCTTTTGTGCCTTGCAGTCTAAGCCGCAGGAAACCTGCTCGGCAATTGGCGACAATGCGGGAATCCTTTGCCACCCATTTTTGTCCACGCCATGCAATTCGCCGACCGCCTGAACAATGTAGAAACCTCCGCCATCCGTGAGCTTTTCAAGCTGCTGGGCAAGCCCGGCATCATCAGCTTCGCGGGTGGCTTCCCCGACAGCGCGATGTTCGACGTGGAAGGCATCCGCGCTGCCAGCAAC from Acidovorax sp. A79 includes the following:
- a CDS encoding GyrI-like domain-containing protein; translation: MPLDIRQLPPMRLAYMRQTGPYGPSLTQLWDRFGQWCAAHGLAEPRPRYYGISLDNPACTPPAQCRYDACVQVGVGLRTGTEALVQDFPGGDYACLQFVGTGPEIGAAWAGMMAPGQIPEGWEVAARPAVEVYDEHFAVNPATGAFPCWLCLAVQSTA
- a CDS encoding tripartite tricarboxylate transporter substrate binding protein — its product is MPLPRSRFISCLLASAFALAAPAVALAQTYPDRPVKLVVPFAPGGATDILGRLLATAMGERLGQPMVVENKPGAGTVVAASLVAKAPADGYTLLLGANTTLTMNPAIRTNLPYDPVRSFTPIGMVADMGLLLVAHNDVQGSTLKDIVAQAKAAPDKFSYGSYGTGSSVHFGAEMLKATAGFPMMHVPFNGSSPNLTALMGGQVQLAVDTVVASTPLIKAGKIKPIAVLSPQRLPLLPNVPTVAESGYPGFDMGSWFAFVAPAGLPAPVQKKLEKALADTMASAEFKKKLVDIGMTPAWGNGDALRARIERELPLMRAVAARADIRVD